tctctctctccctccccctccctctctctccctctccccctcctcccctccctctccccctcctcccctctctctctctcccctcctcccccttctctctcctcccctctctccctccccctcctcccctccctctccccctctctccccccctccctctccccctccccctcctcctccccctccctctctctccccccctccctctctctctccctccctccccctcctcccctctctctccccctcctcccctccctctccccctcctcccctctctctctctcccctcctcgcccttctccctccctctctctctccctcctcccctcctctccctcctcccctcctctccccctccctcccccctccccctccctccccctcctcctctccctctccccctcctcccctctctctctctccctccctccctcctctccccctccctctctccctccctcctcccctcctctccccctccctctctccctcctccctccccccctcctgtaGAACCTGAAGGCAGATCCAGAGGAGTTGTTCACTAAGTTGGAGAGGATAGGTAAAGGCTCGTTCGGTGAGGTGTTTAAAGGAATAGACAAGAGGACTCAGAAGGTGGTGGCCGTTAAGATCATTGACCTGGAGGAGGCTGAGGATGAGATGGAGGACATCCAGCAGGAGATCACTGTGTTGAGTCAGTGTGACAGCCCCTTCATCACCAAGTACTATGGATCCTACCTGAAGGTAGGTCATAGGGTTAGGGATCAGGGTTAAAGGTCACGGAGCTGTCCTAACACCTCCTCTGTTAGATCTGGAGGAACCATCCCCTGTCCTAACACCTCCTGATCTGGAGGAACCAGCCCCCTGTCCTAACACCTCCTGATCTGGAGGAACCATCCCTGTCCTAACACCTCCTGATCTGGAGTAACCAGCCCCCATTCCTAACACCTCCTCTGTTAGATCTGGAGGAGCCAGCCCCCTGTCCTAACCCCTCCTGATCTGGAGGAACCACCACCCTGTCCTAACACCTCCTTTGTTAGATCTGGAGGAACCATCCCCTGTCCTAACACCTCCTGATCTGGAGGAACCAGCCCCTGTCCTAACACCTCCTGATCTGGAGGAGCCAGCCCCCATTCCTAACACCTCCTGATCTGGAGGAGCCAGCCCCCATTCCTAACacctctgtaactggtctctcttgTCGTCTTCAGGAGGCCAAGCTGTGGATCATTATGGAGTATCTCGGAGGAGGCTCTGCGTTGGATCTGGTGAGTGATGTTACCAGTAGTCAGACAATATGTGGACGttgtgctagctaacggggggcggttgtgctagctaacagggcggttgtgctagctaacgcgggcggttgtgtgagttgtgctagctaacggggggcggttgtgtgagttgagctagctaacggggcggttgtgctagctaacgcgggcggttgtgtgagttgagctagctaacggggcggttgtgctagctaacggggggcggttgtgtgagttgagctagctaacggggcggttgtgctagctaacgcgggcggttgtgtgagttgcgctagctaacgggggcggttgtgctagctaacgggggcggttgtgctagctaacgggcggttgtgctagctaacgcgggcggttgtgtgagttgtgctagctaacggggggcggttgtgtgagttgagCTAGCTAAcgcgggcggttgtgtgagttgcgctagctaacggggcggttgtgtgagttgcgctagctaacccgggcagttgtgtgagttgcgctagctaacggggcggttgtgtgagttgcgctagctaacggggcggttgtgctagctaacgggggcggttgtgctagctaacgcgggcggttgtgtgagttgcgctagctaacggggcggttgtgtgagttgcgctagctaacggggggcggttgtgtgagttgtgctagctaacggggcggttgtgtgagttgcgctagctaacggggcggttgtgtgagttgcgctagctaacgggggcggttgtgtgagttgcgctagctaacgggggcggttgtgtgagttgtgctagctaacggggcggttgtgctagctaacggggatggttgtgtgagttgagctagctaacggggatggttgtgtgagttgcactagctaacgggggcggttgtgtgagttgtgctagctaacggggcggtagtgtgagttgcgctagctaacgcgggtggttgtgtgagttgtgATAGCTAACTGGGGGCGgctgcgctagctaacgggggcgatTGTGCTAGCTAACGgaggcggttgtgtgagttgcgctagctaacgagggGCGGTTGTGTgcgttgcgctagctaacggggggcggttgtgtgcgttgcgctagctaacgggggcggttgtgtgcgttgcgctagctaacgggggcggttgtgctagctaacggggatggttgtgtgagttgagctagctaacggggcggttgtgtgagttgcgctagctaacgggggcggttgtgtgagttgtgctagctaacggggggcggttgtgctagctaacggggatggttgtgtgagttgagctagctaacggggatggttgtgtgagttgagctagctaacggggggcggttgtgtgagttgcgctagctaacggggcggttgtgctagctaacggggatggttgtgtgagttgAGCTAGCTAACGGGGAGGGTTGTGTGaattgcgctagctaacgggggcggttgtgtgcgttgcgctagctaacggggcggttgtgctagctaacggggatggttgtgtgagttgagctagctaacggggcggttgtgtgagttgcgctagctaacggggcggttgtgtgagttgtgctagctaacgggggcggttgtgctagctaacggggatggttgtgtgagttgagctagctaacggggatggttgtgtgcgttgagctagctaacgggggcggttttgtgagttgcgctagctaacggggggcggttgtgtgagttgcgctagctaacggggcggttgtgtgcgttgtgctagctaacggggcggttgtgctagctaacgggggcggttgtgctagctaacgggggcggttgtgtgagttgagctagctaacggggcggttgtgtgagttgcgctagctaacgggggcggttgtgtgcgttgcgctagctaacggggcggttgtgctagctaacgggggcggttgtgctagctaacggggatggttgtgtgtgttgagctagctaacgggggcggttgtgtgagttgtgctagctaacggggcggttgtgtgagttgcgctagctaacggggcggttgtgctagctaacggggatggttgtgtgagttgagctagctaacggggatggttgtgtgaattgcgctagctaacgggggcggttgtgtgagttgcgctagctaacgggggcggttgtgtgagttgcgctagctaacgggggcggttgtgtgagttgcgctagctaacggggcggttgtgctagctaacggggatggttgtgtgagttgagctagctaacggggatggttgtgtgagttgagctagctaacggggggcggttgtgtgagttgcgctagctaacggggggcggttgtgtgagttgcgctagctaaccggggcggttgtgtgagttgcgctagctaatgggggcggttgtgtgagttgcgctagctaacgggggcggttgtgtgagttgcgctagctaacggggggcggttgtgtcagttgcgctagctaacggggggcggttgtgtcagttgcgctagctaacgtgggcgggtgtgagttgcgctagctaacgtgggcgggtgtgagttgcgctagctaacgtgGGCGGGTGTGAGTTGAGCTAGCTAACGgaggcggttgtgtgagttgcgctagctaacgggggcggttgtctgagttgcgctagctaacggggatggCTGTGTGAGTTGCgatagctaacgggggcggttgtgtgttTTTCCAGTTGGAGCCGGGGTTGCTGGATGAGACTCAGATCGCTACCATCCTCAGAGAGATTCTGAAGGGTCTGGAATACCTCCACTCAGAGAAGAAGATACACAGAGATATCAAAGGTACTAAATAGCATGGatgctagtaggggctaacctagctaacaggggtacgagtaggggctaacctaactaacagggatactagtaggggctaacctagctaacaggggctaacctagctaacagggatactagtaggggctaacctagctaacagggatactagtaggggctaacctaactaacagggatcctagtaggggctaacctaactaacagggatactagtaggggctaacctagctaacagggatactaataggggctaacctagctaacctagctaacatggatactagtaggggctaacctaactagcaggggtactagtaggggctaacctaactaacagggatactagtaggggctaacctaactagcaggggtactagtaggggctaacctaactaacagggatactagtaggggctaacctagctaacagggatactagtaggggctaacctagctaacatggatactagtaggggctaacctaactagcaggggtactagtaggggctaacctaactaacagggatactagtaggggctaacctaactagcagggatactagtaggggctaacctaactaacagggatactagtaggggctaacctaactagcaaggttactagtaggggctaacctaactaacagggatactagtagaggctaacctaactagcaggggtactagtaggggctaacctaactagcagggatactagtaggggctaacctagctaacaggggctaacctagctaacaggggtacgagtaggggctaacctagctaacaggggaacgagtaggggctaacctagctaacagggatactatttggggctaacagggatactagtaggggctaacctagctaacagggataatAGTAGGGGCTAAGCTAGCTaacatggatactagtaggggctaacctagctaacagggatactagtaggggctgaCCTAACTAGCAGgggtactagtaggggctaacctaactagcatggatactagtaggggctaacctaactagcatggatactagtaggggctaacttAGCTGGACAGCGATACTAGTAGGTGTTCACCTAGCTAACAGGGGTACTAGTAGGGGCTAGCAGGGATACTAGTaagggctaacctaactaacagggatacaagtaggggctaacctaactaacagggatactagtaggggctaacctaactaacaggggtactagtaggggttaacctagctaacagggatactagtaggggctaacctaactaacaggaatactagtaggggctaacctaactagcatggatgctagtaggggctaacctaactagcaggggtactagtaggggctaacctaactagcatggatactagtaggggctaacttAGCTGGACAGCGATACTAGTAGGTGTTCACCTAGCTAACAGGGGTACTAGTAGGGGCtagcagggatactagtaggggctaacctaactaacatgggtactagtaggggctaacctagctaacagggatactagtaggggctaacctaactagcagggGTACTAgaaggggctaacctaactaacagggatcctagtaggggctaacagggatactagtaggggctgacctagctaacagggatactagtaggggctaacctagctaacagggatactagtaggggctaacctagctaacagggatactagtaggggctaacctaactagcagggatactagtaggggctgaCAGGGTTAATGTAGAAGGTCCAGAGACATCAGCAGTACTGACAGGGTTAATGTCGAAGGTACAGAGAGACATCAGCAGTACTGACAGGGTTAATGTACCCCCTGGTtccattctgggtttgagtcctggtcggggcctaccacctggttccattctgggtttgagtcctggTCGGGTCTACCCCCTGGTtccattctgggtttgagtcctggTCGGGCCTACCCCCTGGTtccattctgggtttgagtcctggtcggggcctaccacctggttccattctgggtttgagtcctggTCGGGCCTACCCCCTTGGTTCCATTCTGGGTTTGAGTTCTGGTCGGGGCCTACCCCCTTGGTtccattctgggtttgagtcctggTCGGGGCCTACCACCTGGTTCCATTCTGGTTTTGAGTCCTGGTCGGGGCCTACCACCTGGTtccattctgggtttgagtcctggTCGGGTCTACCCCCTGGTtccattctgggtttgagtcctggTCGGGTCTACCCCCTGGTtccattctgggtttgagtcctggTCGGGCCTACCCCCTGGTtccattctgggtttgagtcctggTCGGGCCTACCCTCTGGTTCCATTCTGGGTCTGAGTCCTGGTCGGGGCCTACCCCCCTGGTtccattctgggtttgagtcctggTCGGGCTACCCCCTGTTtccattctgggtttgagtcctggTCGGGCCCCTGGTTCCATTCTGGATTTGAGTCCTGGTCGGGGCCTACCCCCTGGTtccattctgggtttgagtcctggTCGGGGCCTACCCCCCTGGTtccattctgggtttgagtcctggTCGGGCCTACCCTCTGGTtccattctgggtttgagtcctggTCGGGGCCTACCCTCTGGTtccattctgggtttgagtcctggTCGGGGGCTACCCCCTGGTtccattctgggtttgagtcctggTCGGGCCTACCCCCTTGGTTCCATTCTGGGTTTGAGTTCTGGTCGGGGCCTACCCCCTTGGTTCCATTCTGGGTTTGAGTTCTGGTCGGGGCCTACCCCCTTGGTtccattctgggtttgagtcctggtcggggcctaccacctggttccattctgggtttgagtcctggTCGGGTCTACCCCCTGGTtccattctgggtttgagtcctggTCGGGTCTACCCCCTGGTtccattctgggtttgagtcctggTCGGGCCTACCCCTGGTtccattctgggtttgagtcctggTCGGGCCTACCCCCTGTTtccattctgggtttgagtcctggTCGGGCCCCTGGTTCCATTCTGGATTTAAGTCCTGGTCGGGCCTACCCCTGGTtccattctgggtttgagtcctggTCGGGGCCTACCCCCCTGGTtccattctgggtttgagtcctggTCGGGCCTACCCTCTGGTtccattctgggtttgagtcctggTCGGGGCCTACCCCCCTGGTtccattctgggtttgagtcctggTCGGGCCTACCCCCTGTTtccattctgggtttgagtcctggTCGGGCCCCTGGTtccattctgggtttgagtcctggTCGGGGCCTACCCCGTGGTtccattctgggtttgagtcctggTCGGGCCTACCCCCTGGTtccattctgggtttgagtcctggTCGGGTCGGGCCTACCCCCTGGTtccattctgggtttgagtcctggCCGGGCCTACCCCCTGGTtccattctgggtttgagtcctggTCGGGGCCTACCCTCTGGTtccattctgggtttgagtcctggTCGGGGCCTACCCCCTTGGTTCCATTCTGAGTTCGAGTCCTGGTCGGGGCCTACCCCCTTGGTTCCATTCTGAGTTTGAGTCCTGGTCGGGGCCTACCCTCTGGTTCCATTCTGAGTTTGAGTCCTGGTCGGGGCCTACCCCCTTGGTtccattctgggtttgagtcctggTCGGGGCCTACCCCCGTGGTtccattctgggtttgagtcctggTCGGGGCCTACCCCCTGGTtccattctgggtttgagtcctggTCGGGGCCTACCCTCTGGTtccattctgggtttgagtcctggTCGGGGCCTACCCTCTGGTtccattctgggtttgagtcctggTCAGGGCCTACCCCCTTGGTTCCATTCTGAGTTCGAGTCCTGGTCGGGGCCTACCCCCTTGGTtccattctgggtttgagtcctggTCGGGGCCTACCCCCTGGTtccattctgggtttgagtcctggTCGGGGCCTACCCCTTTGGTtccattctgggtttgagtcctggTCGGGGCCTACCCCCTTGGTTCCATTCTGGATTTGAGTCCTGGTCGGGGCCTACCCCCTGGTtccattctgggtttgagtcctggTCGGGGCCTACCCCCTTTTTtccattctgggtttgagtcctggTCGGGGCCTACCCCCTTGGTTCCATTCTGGATTTGAGTCCTGGTCGGGGCCTACCCCCTGGTtccattctgggtttgagtcctggTCGGGGCCTACCCCCTTGGTtccattctgggtttgagtcctggTCGGGGCCTACCCCCTTGGTTCCATTCTGGATTTGAGTCCTGGTCGGGGCCTACCCCCTGGTtccattctgggtttgagtcctggTCGGGGCCTACCCCCTGGTtccattctgggtttgagtcctggTCGGGGCCTACCCCCTTGGTTCCATTCTGGATTTGAGTCCTGGTCGGGGCCTACCCCCTGGTtccattctgggtttgagtcctggTCGGGGCCTACCCCCTTGGTtccattctgggtttgagtcctggTCGGGGCCTACCCCCTTGGTtccattctgggtttgagtcctggTCGGGGCCTACCCCATTTGGCTTCATTGTGATCCAAactgctctcttctctccctcagcTGCCAACGTTCTGCTGTCGGACCGTGGGGAGGTGAAGCTGGCAGACTTCGGGGTGGCTGGACAGCTAACCGATACCCAACTCAAACGCAGCACCTTCGTTGGCACGCCCTTCTGGATGGCTCCAGAGGTCATCAAGCAGTCAGCCTACGACTGTAAGGTGAGAGGTCAGAGGTTACAGTAAGGCTACGACTCTATGGTGAGAGGTCAGGGATCATACAGGAAGTTCTGTTTATAATGACAACAAAGAAGTTATCCCAAATGCCACACAAGGCCTACATctgaattggcaccctattctctatatagtacactagcccataggactctggtcaatcGTAATtcctattatataaacagtaggGTGTGATTTTTGGATGGTCCTAAGGtgaaaacatctctctctctctctctctctgtcccctgtgtGTGTTGCAGGCAGACATCTGGTCCCTGGGTATAACGTGTATAGAGCTGGCTAAAGGAGAACCCCCACACTCTGAGCTACACCCTATGAAAGTGCTCTTCCTTATCCCAAAGAACACCCCTCCTACCCTGGAGGGGAACTACAGCAAGACCCTGAAGGAGTTCGTGGAGGCCTGCCTGAACAAGGAGCCAAGATTCGTTAGTGTTCACTTTTCAAACCCCAAACCCAACTGGTTTCAACTGGTTTCAACTGGTTTCAACTGGTTTCAACTGGTTTCAACTGGTTTTACTTCCTTTTGAAGTGTTCTGTTAGGAAacactttaacctctctagggtaggtgggacgcaatcgtcccacactattcaacagccagtgaaaaatcagagccacaaaatgtcataattcaaagttctcaaacataggactattttacaccattttatagatacacttctcctgaatcgaaccacgttgtccgatttccaaaaggctttacagcgaaagcaaaacattagattatgttaggagagtacatagacacaaataaccacacagccattttccaagcaactagcacgcatcacaaatacccaaaaccacagctaaatgcagcactaacctttgacgatcttcatcagatgacactcctaggacatcatgttacacaatacatgtatgttttgttcgataaagttcatatttatatctaaaaacagcattttacatcggcgcttgatgttcagaaaatatactgcctccaatactgccggtgaaccagcactacaatttacaaaaatactcgtcataaacgttgataaagtattaaactgttattcaaagaattatagatgaacatctcctttatgctaacgctgtgaaagatttcaaaataactttactgggaaagcacactttgcaataatctgagtactgcgctcagaaaaatacactaggcaatacagatacctgccattttggagtcatctaaaatattaaatagctTTAGAAATATTcctttacctttgatgatcttcatcagaaggcacttccaggaatcccaggtccacaataaatgttgttttgttcaataaacttcataatttatgtccaaatagctccttgttgttagcgcattcagttcagctactccaaatgttgTAAGCGCGCCGAAAATGTCACgaagaaaagtaaaaaaaaagttatatttccgttcgttcaaacatgtcaaacatgtcaaacgttgtaaagcatcaatctttagggcctttagaacttgaaacttcagtaatattccaaccggacggttccagtgtcttgaaaaacgttttggaacacaggtcccttctcgcgtgaatgcgcgccaatgaactgatggGTCTACAACTTCCCAGGCTTcttgttcggtctctgttcatcgtagacgcctcaaacaactttctaaagactgttgacatctagtggaagccttaggaagtgcaaaatgacccctaactcactgtgtgttcgattggcaatgacttgaaaggactacaagcggcagaattctcacttcctggttggatttttctcaggtttttgcctgccatatgagttctgttatactcacagacatcattcaaacagttttagatacttcagagtgttttctatccaaatctactaataatatgcatattctagttcctgggcccgagtagtaggccgtttaatttggggacgtttttcatccggccgtgaaaatactgccccctaccctagagaggttttaaaccCCAAACCCAACTGGTTTCAACTGGTTTCAACTTCCTTTTGAAATGTTCT
The Salmo salar chromosome ssa16, Ssal_v3.1, whole genome shotgun sequence DNA segment above includes these coding regions:
- the LOC106575054 gene encoding serine/threonine-protein kinase 24 codes for the protein MAHSPVQSSLPGMQNLKADPEELFTKLERIGKGSFGEVFKGIDKRTQKVVAVKIIDLEEAEDEMEDIQQEITVLSQCDSPFITKYYGSYLKEAKLWIIMEYLGGGSALDLLEPGLLDETQIATILREILKGLEYLHSEKKIHRDIKAANVLLSDRGEVKLADFGVAGQLTDTQLKRSTFVGTPFWMAPEVIKQSAYDCKADIWSLGITCIELAKGEPPHSELHPMKVLFLIPKNTPPTLEGNYSKTLKEFVEACLNKEPRFRPTAKELLKHKLIVRHAKKTSYLTELVDKYRRWKAEQTRQQAESSSDESDSEHDGQASGGDNFGSDDWVFTIREKDLKKVQNGGEGQEVERGDISRRLYSTSLSTIISPSLAELKQRQEAVNGNPMALDELREAILLAEEAYPGISDSLVTQLVNRLQRFSSGRKSSCSSP